In Pyramidobacter piscolens W5455, one genomic interval encodes:
- the gcvPA gene encoding aminomethyl-transferring glycine dehydrogenase subunit GcvPA, producing the protein MSKRNYPYIPNSDPAVQAEMLKFIGAESIDELIGQNIPRELLMKEPLKLPQPYAAECDLVRHVSGILAKDKTANEMTSFLGAGCYNRYVPALVDEVINRSEFLSAYAGEPYEDHGRFQACFEYESMMAELLDCDVVNVPNYDGSQAAGTALRMATRVTKRDEVLIPSTLNPDVARAVKTYLHPDVKATSVAYDRTTGRLDLNDLEAKLSDKTAAVMVMNPNFFGVVEEEASRIADLAHAAGALSVVYAEPSTLGVMKPPFQYGADLACGDIQALGIHMNYGGGVGGYMAAKDRPEIVREYPSRLFGLAPTTHGEWGFGDVMWERTSFAVRDRAKEFVGTHAALWSIGAAVYLASLGPKGMQELGKTILQRSLLLRKRLASVKGLTVCPLSGATFQEFVVRFENKTVAEVNAALLKKNILGGFDLSRDFPELGQCALLCVTERTGEDDVDALVEALSEILA; encoded by the coding sequence ATGTCGAAACGGAATTATCCCTACATTCCCAACTCCGATCCGGCCGTTCAGGCCGAGATGCTCAAGTTCATCGGGGCGGAATCCATCGACGAGCTGATCGGGCAGAACATTCCCCGGGAGCTGCTCATGAAGGAACCGCTCAAGCTTCCGCAGCCCTACGCGGCGGAATGCGATCTTGTCCGCCACGTGTCGGGCATCCTCGCCAAGGACAAGACGGCCAACGAGATGACCAGCTTCCTCGGCGCGGGCTGCTACAACCGCTACGTTCCCGCGCTGGTGGACGAGGTGATCAACCGCTCCGAGTTCCTTTCGGCCTACGCCGGCGAGCCGTACGAGGATCACGGACGCTTCCAGGCCTGTTTCGAGTACGAGAGCATGATGGCCGAGCTGTTGGACTGCGACGTGGTCAACGTGCCCAATTACGACGGTTCGCAGGCCGCGGGCACGGCGCTGCGCATGGCGACGCGCGTGACGAAGCGCGACGAGGTGCTGATCCCCTCGACGCTGAATCCCGACGTGGCGCGCGCCGTGAAGACGTATCTGCATCCCGACGTGAAGGCGACCTCCGTCGCCTACGACCGCACGACCGGCCGTCTCGATCTGAACGATCTCGAGGCGAAACTGAGTGATAAAACCGCGGCGGTAATGGTGATGAATCCCAACTTCTTCGGCGTCGTCGAGGAAGAGGCGTCTCGGATCGCCGATCTGGCGCACGCGGCCGGGGCGTTGTCCGTCGTTTACGCCGAACCTTCGACGCTGGGCGTGATGAAGCCGCCCTTCCAGTACGGCGCCGACCTTGCCTGCGGCGACATCCAGGCGCTGGGCATCCACATGAACTACGGCGGCGGCGTGGGCGGCTACATGGCCGCCAAGGACCGGCCTGAGATCGTGCGCGAGTATCCTTCGCGCCTGTTCGGCCTGGCTCCGACGACTCACGGCGAATGGGGCTTCGGCGACGTGATGTGGGAGCGCACCTCGTTCGCCGTCCGCGACCGCGCCAAGGAATTCGTCGGCACGCACGCGGCGCTGTGGAGCATCGGCGCGGCGGTGTACCTCGCCAGCCTTGGGCCGAAGGGCATGCAGGAACTGGGCAAGACCATTTTGCAGCGCAGCCTGCTGCTGCGCAAACGTTTGGCTTCCGTAAAAGGGCTGACGGTCTGCCCGCTGAGCGGCGCGACGTTCCAGGAGTTCGTCGTGCGCTTCGAGAACAAAACGGTCGCCGAGGTCAACGCGGCGCTTTTGAAAAAGAATATTCTCGGCGGCTTCGATTTGAGCCGCGACTTCCCCGAGCTGGGACAGTGCGCGCTGCTGTGCGTCACCGAGCGCACCGGCGAAGACGACGTGGACGCGCTGGTCGAGGCGCTCTCCGAAATTCTCGCCTGA
- a CDS encoding SDR family NAD(P)-dependent oxidoreductase, with the protein MLDLNELCGMRGKNAVITGAASGLGAGIARFFADAGVKVMLLDINEKGGEEVAAKIRASGGDAAFMRCNVTSQADCAAAAEAAFQRWGSIDSLVNCAGATRRRTVEDLEEKDWDLVLNVTLKSVYLMCHNVVPYMKKQGHGKIVNIGSGWALKGGDQAVAYCASKGGVWNMTRALAIDCGPHNINVNCVCPGDSDTPMLKSECEQLGGTYDSAFKASCAARPIARLGTPEDVAMCVFFLCSGMSPWVTGSALVVDGGGIA; encoded by the coding sequence ATGTTGGATTTGAACGAACTGTGCGGCATGAGGGGCAAAAACGCCGTCATCACGGGAGCTGCGTCGGGGCTGGGGGCGGGGATCGCCCGCTTCTTCGCCGACGCCGGCGTGAAGGTGATGCTGCTGGACATCAACGAGAAGGGCGGCGAGGAAGTGGCCGCGAAAATCAGGGCCAGCGGCGGCGACGCGGCGTTCATGCGCTGCAACGTCACCAGTCAGGCCGACTGCGCCGCGGCGGCCGAAGCGGCGTTCCAGCGCTGGGGCAGCATCGACAGTCTCGTCAACTGCGCGGGAGCGACCCGCCGCCGCACGGTGGAAGATCTCGAAGAAAAAGACTGGGATCTGGTGCTGAACGTGACGCTGAAAAGCGTTTACCTGATGTGCCACAATGTGGTGCCCTACATGAAGAAGCAGGGGCACGGCAAGATCGTCAACATCGGTTCCGGTTGGGCTTTGAAGGGCGGCGATCAGGCCGTGGCGTACTGCGCATCCAAGGGCGGCGTATGGAACATGACCCGCGCTCTGGCGATCGACTGTGGCCCTCATAATATCAACGTCAACTGCGTTTGCCCCGGCGACAGCGACACGCCGATGCTCAAGAGCGAATGCGAGCAGCTGGGCGGCACGTACGACTCGGCGTTCAAGGCTTCGTGCGCGGCGCGCCCGATCGCCCGGCTCGGCACGCCGGAGGACGTGGCGATGTGCGTGTTCTTCCTGTGCAGCGGCATGTCGCCGTGGGTCACGGGTTCGGCGCTGGTCGTCGACGGCGGCGGCATCGCCTAG
- a CDS encoding ParA family protein, with amino-acid sequence MTILDSILKSIGLMRIRNLPPPPAPLPPQPLSEAEEEIPLSDEEREEVEQWAGWAAQMGDIVPQRLEVVEFDYEPSVPAADKATGAEEPAAAEDVPPRAEPVADEKNAADGEPRSAARAAQKRVAVSMLKGGVGKTTITCFIATAIQKIWDEEKRDGRLLVVDTDPQGSATDFFLRAEDVPADLSLRALLDPQPYAGNPELLIRSTRYASVDILPAHPSAADVLPAAEGALEDRLAHFLDRAAREYQLVLIDTPPSATLALKNALLAASDVLLPIDPSRQCLKTLPHFSATLAEYKHRNPGLRICGVIFSRCDRRQRLDREILAAVTEQLAKSGIPLYEVPRRAAVADCYNRFLGVEGLEAKEKEALAVFGELARQTLSLRD; translated from the coding sequence ATGACCATTCTGGACAGCATCTTGAAATCCATAGGGCTGATGCGGATCAGAAATCTCCCGCCGCCTCCCGCGCCGCTGCCGCCTCAGCCGCTTTCCGAAGCCGAAGAGGAGATCCCCCTCAGCGATGAAGAGCGCGAGGAAGTGGAGCAGTGGGCGGGCTGGGCCGCGCAGATGGGCGACATCGTCCCGCAGCGGCTGGAAGTGGTCGAATTCGATTACGAGCCGTCCGTTCCCGCCGCGGACAAAGCGACGGGAGCGGAAGAGCCTGCGGCGGCGGAAGACGTTCCTCCCCGAGCGGAACCGGTTGCGGACGAAAAAAACGCGGCGGACGGCGAGCCCCGAAGCGCCGCCCGCGCCGCGCAGAAGCGCGTGGCGGTCTCCATGCTCAAGGGCGGCGTCGGCAAGACCACGATCACCTGTTTCATCGCCACGGCGATCCAGAAAATTTGGGACGAAGAAAAACGCGACGGGCGCCTGCTGGTCGTCGACACCGATCCGCAGGGCTCGGCGACCGATTTCTTCCTGCGCGCCGAGGACGTTCCCGCCGACCTCAGCCTGCGCGCCCTGCTGGATCCCCAGCCCTATGCCGGCAATCCCGAGCTGCTGATCCGCTCCACCCGCTATGCCAGCGTCGACATCCTGCCGGCCCACCCTTCCGCGGCCGACGTCCTGCCGGCGGCGGAGGGCGCGCTGGAAGACCGACTGGCGCACTTTCTCGACCGCGCCGCGCGGGAATATCAGCTGGTGCTGATCGACACGCCGCCTTCGGCGACGCTGGCGTTGAAGAACGCGCTGCTGGCCGCCAGCGACGTGCTGCTGCCGATCGACCCGAGCCGCCAGTGTCTCAAAACCCTGCCGCATTTTTCCGCGACGCTGGCGGAGTACAAACACCGCAACCCCGGCCTGCGCATCTGCGGCGTCATCTTCTCTCGCTGCGACCGACGCCAGCGCCTCGACCGCGAAATCCTCGCGGCGGTGACCGAGCAGCTGGCCAAAAGCGGCATCCCGCTGTACGAAGTGCCGCGCCGCGCGGCCGTAGCCGACTGCTATAACCGCTTCCTCGGCGTCGAGGGGCTCGAGGCGAAAGAAAAGGAAGCGCTGGCGGTCTTCGGCGAACTGGCCCGGCAGACGCTTTCGCTGCGGGACTGA
- a CDS encoding flavin reductase family protein, translated as MKGMIFMRKDFGKQTIVTPLPVLIIATYGDDGRPDAMNAAWGGQVDNDMVHVELDNSHLTTDNIKRRKAFTVSFADRKNLVMADYFGLVSRRKEDKIAQTGAHVEKSAHVDAPVITDFPLTLECRLVSVSEEFGGTRVVGEVVNMSADKSILDEKGHVDLGKGEFLCYDPAAFAYRVIGERAGAAFKDGHKIGA; from the coding sequence ATGAAAGGGATGATTTTTATGCGCAAGGATTTCGGCAAGCAAACGATCGTCACGCCGCTGCCCGTGCTTATCATCGCGACCTACGGCGACGACGGGCGCCCCGACGCCATGAACGCCGCCTGGGGCGGACAGGTTGACAACGACATGGTCCACGTCGAGTTGGACAACTCACATCTGACCACCGACAACATCAAACGGAGAAAAGCTTTCACGGTCAGTTTCGCCGACCGCAAAAACCTCGTCATGGCCGATTATTTCGGCCTCGTCTCCCGCCGTAAGGAAGACAAGATCGCCCAAACGGGAGCGCATGTGGAAAAAAGCGCTCACGTGGACGCGCCCGTCATCACCGACTTTCCGTTGACGCTGGAGTGCCGGCTCGTCAGCGTCAGCGAGGAGTTCGGCGGCACCCGCGTGGTCGGCGAGGTGGTCAACATGAGCGCCGACAAGTCGATCCTCGACGAAAAAGGGCACGTCGATCTGGGCAAGGGCGAGTTCCTCTGCTACGATCCCGCCGCTTTCGCGTACCGCGTCATCGGCGAGCGCGCCGGCGCCGCCTTCAAAGACGGTCACAAGATCGGCGCCTGA
- a CDS encoding N-acyl-D-amino-acid deacylase family protein, producing MARNYFIHNAKICDGTGAAWFRGSLRTEDGKIAAVGRGVKAGRNDETVEASGLMLAPGFIDIHSHADFGMTYNPEAANIMLQGVTTVIMGQCGISPAPICPERKAELDEYAGVTKSGRRVDWDWNSFGEWLARLDRQPLGVNAGSFVGQGTVRLCVMGFDSRDPSREELERMRALVGQSMEEGAFGLSSGLAYPPGIYSSDEELEFVAGGLTKRRGLYLSHMRNQADKSPECVRATINVARVNRIPAQVVHLKARESDRPGMAEHLFSIIRAARAEGLDVTVDQYPYTAASSNLRSLMPKWVHSGGVAGIVKLLSDPEARRALHDEMADSERWRKTMEHGGGAKGIVLGELPLTPEYRGMNLEDAARKMGTDPLDALLEVILRNQGADHGVYFTMTEQDVRNVIADPLVMIGSDGAVAAPEEFVHPRYSGTFPRVLGRYARELKLFSMEEAVRKMTSLPAARLGLSGKGILRPGMDADLVLFDPETVADRGTYERPMTPPVGIEAVWVDGRLGACRGKTTGERAGRVLRYWTPDDE from the coding sequence GTGGCGCGAAATTATTTCATCCATAACGCGAAAATTTGCGACGGGACCGGAGCGGCGTGGTTCCGGGGCAGTCTAAGAACGGAAGACGGAAAGATCGCCGCCGTCGGCCGCGGCGTCAAAGCCGGCCGGAACGACGAAACGGTCGAAGCCTCGGGGCTCATGCTCGCTCCCGGCTTCATCGACATCCACAGCCACGCCGATTTCGGCATGACCTACAATCCCGAGGCCGCCAACATTATGCTGCAGGGCGTCACTACGGTGATCATGGGGCAGTGCGGCATCAGCCCCGCGCCGATCTGCCCCGAGCGCAAGGCTGAACTCGACGAGTACGCCGGCGTGACCAAAAGCGGTCGTCGCGTCGACTGGGACTGGAACAGTTTCGGCGAATGGCTGGCGCGCCTCGACCGTCAGCCGCTCGGCGTCAACGCCGGTTCGTTTGTCGGTCAGGGGACGGTGCGCCTCTGCGTGATGGGCTTCGACAGCCGCGACCCTTCGCGCGAGGAACTGGAACGGATGCGGGCGCTCGTCGGACAGAGCATGGAAGAGGGCGCGTTCGGCTTGAGCAGCGGCCTGGCGTACCCTCCCGGAATTTACTCTTCCGACGAAGAGCTCGAGTTCGTCGCCGGCGGACTGACGAAGCGCCGCGGCCTGTATCTGTCGCACATGAGGAATCAGGCCGACAAGTCGCCGGAGTGCGTGCGCGCGACGATTAACGTGGCGCGCGTCAACCGTATCCCGGCTCAGGTCGTGCATCTCAAGGCGCGCGAGAGCGACCGTCCCGGCATGGCCGAACATCTTTTTTCCATCATCCGCGCCGCCCGCGCCGAGGGGCTGGACGTCACCGTGGACCAGTACCCTTACACGGCGGCCAGTTCCAATCTGCGCTCGCTGATGCCCAAATGGGTGCATTCGGGCGGCGTCGCCGGCATCGTGAAGCTTCTTTCGGATCCCGAGGCGCGGCGGGCGCTGCACGACGAAATGGCGGACTCGGAACGCTGGCGCAAGACGATGGAGCACGGCGGCGGCGCGAAGGGGATCGTGCTCGGCGAGCTTCCGCTCACGCCCGAATACCGCGGCATGAACCTCGAAGACGCTGCCCGGAAGATGGGGACCGATCCGCTCGACGCGCTGCTCGAAGTGATCCTCCGCAATCAGGGCGCCGATCACGGCGTTTACTTCACGATGACGGAACAGGACGTCCGCAACGTCATCGCCGATCCGCTGGTGATGATCGGCTCGGACGGCGCGGTCGCCGCGCCGGAAGAGTTCGTGCATCCGCGATACAGCGGCACGTTCCCGCGCGTTCTCGGACGTTACGCGCGCGAGCTGAAGCTCTTCTCCATGGAAGAGGCCGTGCGCAAGATGACGTCGCTGCCCGCGGCGCGCCTCGGCCTGAGCGGCAAGGGGATCCTTCGTCCCGGCATGGACGCGGACCTGGTGCTCTTCGATCCGGAGACGGTCGCCGACCGCGGCACGTACGAACGCCCCATGACGCCGCCTGTCGGCATCGAAGCCGTATGGGTCGACGGCCGCCTCGGCGCCTGCCGCGGCAAAACGACCGGCGAGCGCGCGGGGCGGGTTCTGCGTTACTGGACGCCCGACGACGAATGA
- a CDS encoding ABC transporter permease — protein MLKYTIRRLILLVPVLAGVALLVFTLLYITPGDPARMALGEDAPQEAVEQFRKNYGLDDPFFVQFGRYCYKALLHGDIGDSYVTKSSVSEEILTRFPTTLKLAFWAVVLGVALGLPFGIICAIRQYSIFDSVSMVLALIGVAMPNFWLGVLLILLFSVKLNWLPPSGFTTFAEMAMPVFTLSGGTLAVITRMTRSSMLEVIKSDYVRTARAKGQRESVIIWRHALPNALIPILTIVGMQFGGLLSGAILTETVFSIPGVGRLMVESIKMRDFPVVQGGVLYIALVFCFINLAVDLLYAWVDPRIKAKYR, from the coding sequence ATGCTCAAGTACACGATACGAAGGCTTATTTTGCTTGTCCCCGTTCTCGCGGGCGTGGCGCTGCTGGTCTTTACGCTGCTCTACATCACGCCCGGCGATCCGGCGCGCATGGCTCTGGGAGAGGACGCGCCGCAGGAGGCGGTCGAGCAGTTCCGCAAGAATTACGGGCTTGACGACCCGTTTTTCGTGCAGTTCGGGCGCTACTGCTACAAGGCGCTGCTCCACGGCGACATCGGCGATTCCTACGTTACGAAGTCGTCGGTGAGCGAGGAGATCCTCACTCGTTTCCCCACCACGCTGAAGCTCGCCTTCTGGGCGGTCGTGCTCGGCGTAGCGCTGGGACTGCCTTTCGGCATCATCTGCGCGATCCGGCAGTATTCGATCTTCGATTCGGTGTCGATGGTCTTGGCGCTGATCGGCGTCGCCATGCCGAACTTCTGGCTGGGCGTCCTGCTGATTTTGCTCTTTTCCGTAAAGCTGAACTGGCTGCCGCCCTCGGGCTTCACCACCTTCGCCGAAATGGCGATGCCGGTTTTCACGCTGTCCGGCGGCACGCTGGCCGTGATCACGCGCATGACCCGTTCCAGCATGCTGGAAGTCATCAAGTCCGACTACGTGCGCACGGCGCGTGCCAAGGGGCAGCGCGAATCGGTCATCATTTGGCGTCACGCCTTGCCGAACGCGCTGATCCCGATTTTGACCATCGTCGGCATGCAGTTCGGCGGCCTTCTGAGCGGCGCGATCCTGACGGAGACAGTGTTCTCCATTCCCGGCGTCGGCCGTCTGATGGTGGAGTCCATCAAGATGCGCGACTTCCCCGTGGTTCAGGGCGGCGTGCTGTACATCGCGCTGGTTTTCTGCTTCATCAATCTGGCCGTGGATCTGCTGTACGCCTGGGTCGATCCGCGCATCAAGGCAAAGTACCGCTAG
- a CDS encoding ABC transporter permease, with protein MLLKKNSMLRLTLVRLRRNHLAMIGLAIVLTLIFVAVFADYIAPFKYSRQHLRETLQAPNAKYLLGTDEFGRDVLSRLIYGARVSLQVGLVAVSISLLVGGSLGAIAGFYGGKLDNLIMRLMDVQLAVPSTLLAIAIAAALGPGLFNLMIAVGISSVPRFARLLRASVLSVKEMEFVEAARAMGASDFRIIVLHILPNCCAPLIVQATLSVASAILSSASLSFIGLGIQPPYPEWGGMLSSARDYLRSSPYLSMFPGIAIVVTIIALNFIGDGLRDALDPKQKR; from the coding sequence ATGCTTCTCAAGAAAAACAGCATGCTGCGCCTGACGCTGGTGCGTCTCAGAAGAAACCATCTGGCCATGATCGGGCTGGCGATCGTGCTGACGCTGATCTTCGTGGCCGTTTTTGCGGATTACATCGCGCCGTTCAAATATTCGCGCCAGCATCTGCGCGAAACGCTGCAGGCGCCGAACGCGAAGTATCTGCTCGGTACCGACGAGTTCGGGCGCGACGTTTTGAGCCGCCTGATCTACGGCGCCCGCGTCTCGCTGCAGGTAGGGCTGGTCGCCGTCTCCATCTCGCTGCTCGTGGGCGGATCGCTGGGGGCGATCGCCGGTTTTTACGGCGGCAAGCTCGACAATCTGATCATGCGCCTGATGGACGTGCAGCTGGCCGTGCCTTCGACGCTGCTGGCCATCGCGATCGCTGCGGCGCTCGGGCCGGGTCTGTTCAACCTGATGATCGCCGTCGGCATTTCCTCGGTGCCCCGGTTCGCGCGCTTGCTGCGCGCCTCGGTGCTCTCGGTCAAGGAGATGGAGTTCGTCGAAGCGGCGCGGGCCATGGGCGCCAGCGATTTCCGCATCATCGTGCTGCATATCCTGCCGAACTGCTGCGCGCCGCTGATCGTCCAGGCGACGCTGAGCGTCGCCAGCGCGATCCTGTCCTCGGCGTCGCTGAGCTTCATCGGCCTCGGCATCCAGCCTCCCTACCCCGAATGGGGCGGCATGCTGTCGAGCGCCCGCGACTACCTGCGCAGCAGCCCGTATCTCAGCATGTTCCCCGGCATCGCCATCGTCGTCACGATCATCGCCCTGAACTTCATCGGCGACGGGCTCCGCGACGCGCTGGATCCCAAGCAGAAACGATAA
- a CDS encoding ABC transporter ATP-binding protein, producing the protein MADFQKKLLDIRDLTVQFDTDSGVVHAVNHLNMQLEEGKALGFVGETGAGKTTTALAILQLIQSPPGEITSGEIWFKGQNVREMTEAELRNMRGREIAMIFQDPMTSLNPIMTVEEQIMEMISLHSDLKGSEIRERALEMMRLVGIRPERAKDYPHQFSGGMRQRVGIAIALACKPSLLIADEPTTALDVTIQAQVLELIKELQKQVKTSMLLITHDLGIVAETCDSVAIMYAGRLVEYADIQHLYGNPLHPYTQGLFDAVPDLESPIGEKLAVIQGLPPDPTNLPRGCSFSPRCPYAQAECLEKPCGMREIEPGHFIDCYFPHQYEGGSRA; encoded by the coding sequence ATGGCAGACTTTCAGAAAAAACTTCTCGATATCCGCGATCTGACCGTTCAGTTCGACACCGACTCCGGCGTCGTCCACGCCGTCAACCATCTCAACATGCAGCTGGAAGAGGGCAAGGCGCTGGGGTTCGTCGGCGAGACGGGCGCCGGCAAGACGACGACCGCGCTGGCGATCCTGCAGCTGATCCAGTCGCCTCCCGGCGAGATCACCAGCGGCGAGATCTGGTTCAAGGGGCAGAACGTGCGCGAGATGACGGAAGCGGAACTGCGCAACATGCGCGGCCGCGAGATCGCCATGATCTTCCAGGATCCGATGACGTCTCTGAACCCGATCATGACGGTGGAAGAGCAGATCATGGAGATGATCTCGCTCCACTCCGACCTGAAAGGCAGCGAGATCCGCGAGCGCGCGCTGGAGATGATGCGCCTTGTCGGCATCCGTCCCGAACGGGCGAAGGACTATCCGCATCAGTTTTCCGGCGGCATGCGCCAGCGCGTCGGCATCGCCATCGCCTTGGCCTGCAAGCCCAGTCTGCTGATCGCCGACGAGCCGACGACGGCGCTCGACGTGACGATCCAGGCGCAGGTGCTGGAGCTGATCAAAGAGCTGCAGAAGCAGGTCAAGACTTCGATGCTGCTGATCACTCACGACCTCGGCATCGTCGCGGAAACGTGCGACAGCGTCGCCATCATGTACGCGGGACGTCTTGTGGAGTACGCGGACATCCAGCATCTGTACGGCAATCCGCTGCATCCTTACACGCAGGGGTTGTTCGACGCGGTTCCCGACCTCGAAAGCCCGATCGGCGAAAAGCTCGCCGTCATCCAGGGGCTGCCGCCCGATCCCACCAATCTGCCGCGCGGCTGCAGTTTCTCGCCCCGCTGCCCCTACGCGCAGGCGGAATGTCTTGAAAAGCCCTGCGGCATGAGGGAGATCGAGCCCGGCCACTTCATCGACTGTTATTTCCCGCATCAATACGAGGGAGGTTCGCGCGCATGA